A single genomic interval of Arachis duranensis cultivar V14167 chromosome 7, aradu.V14167.gnm2.J7QH, whole genome shotgun sequence harbors:
- the LOC107458402 gene encoding uncharacterized protein LOC107458402 has translation MKIRVFKCGGFVPQSNQGQKNFRMPNNNDNCGRRFRKQPQNEPSSRCGSYHPGVLCRVGLGVCYFCGRAGHMAWNCSEKKKYEAGRAQQPGRVFTTSAVGAEGSETLIRGKCEIAGKILNALFDFGVTHSFIVFEKASKLGLRMIMLDYDLKVHNATFEAVVTRLGCPQVSLRVKQRDFVYDLICLPMIGLDLILELD, from the coding sequence ATGAAGATTAGGGTTTTTAAGTGTGGAGGCTTTGTACCACAATCGAATCAAGGTCAGAAAAACTTCCGCATGCCTAATAACAATGATAATTGTGGGAGAAGGTTTAGAAAGCAGCCACAGAATGAGCCGAGTTCGAGGTGCGGGAGTTATCATCCTGGAGTTCTTTGCAGAGTTGGATTAGGTGTGTGCTACTTTTGTGGACGAGCTGGGCATATGGCCTGGAATTGTTCGGAGAAGAAAAAGTATGAAGCTGGGAGAGCCCAACAACCAGGACGAGTGTTCACTACATCTGCTGTAGGTGCCGAGGGATCCGAGACACTGATTAGAGGTAAATGTGAAATAGCtggtaaaattttaaatgctttatttgattttggagTGACACATTCGTTCATAGTATTCGAGAAGGCTAGTAAGTTAGGATTGAGGATGATTATGTTGGATTATGATTTGAAAGTTCATAATGCTACTTTTGAAGCTGTTGTGACTAGATTAGGTTGTCCACAAGTTTCGTTACGAGTTAAACAGCGAGATTTTGTCTATGATCTAATTTGTTTGCCGATGATTGGTCTTGATCTCATCTTGGAATTGGATTAG